In Brevibacillus brevis, a genomic segment contains:
- a CDS encoding endospore germination permease — MTFNKVQGGISLFQYVMFISQVQIGVGMMTLPTDLAEVAGTDGWISILLGWIAAIVISLVIVRIMSRQPAETIYDLFFRYLGRGLGACAVLLFILYCLFVFTIAILVKIHITQTWVLPQTPNFFLMLLFMIPILMLVHFGVNILVRYVEFVGLGTIVIIPLFFIAMKGGHLIHLLPVLKEGWLPVFQGVKTTVLSFLGFELAFILYPLLRQKNKAAKGIIIANTITMCMQMLVVITCYIQFNPYQILTYIWPTLDLFETVEFPFVERIEVIFTAFYLFLISTSGIPYLYTAIAGIERLFGDSIREKAMLVLGLGYIVSAFIYNPTFYQVNQMQKWGGNIGMFVAYLFPIAFWLYAGVVDRIRRWDKT, encoded by the coding sequence ATGACATTCAACAAGGTTCAAGGCGGCATTTCGCTTTTTCAATACGTCATGTTTATCTCGCAGGTGCAAATCGGAGTCGGGATGATGACGCTTCCTACTGATTTGGCGGAAGTCGCGGGCACGGACGGATGGATCTCCATCCTTCTGGGCTGGATCGCCGCGATCGTCATCAGTCTGGTGATCGTTCGAATCATGAGTCGCCAGCCGGCTGAAACGATTTACGACCTCTTCTTTCGCTATCTGGGCAGGGGCCTCGGTGCATGTGCCGTCCTTCTTTTCATCCTGTATTGTTTGTTTGTGTTTACGATCGCGATCTTGGTCAAAATCCATATCACTCAGACGTGGGTTTTGCCGCAAACGCCCAACTTCTTTTTAATGCTCCTGTTCATGATCCCGATTCTGATGCTGGTGCACTTTGGTGTCAACATACTGGTGAGGTATGTCGAATTTGTCGGGCTCGGCACCATCGTGATCATCCCTTTGTTTTTTATTGCCATGAAAGGCGGACACCTGATCCATTTGCTGCCTGTCTTGAAAGAGGGCTGGCTTCCCGTATTTCAGGGAGTGAAAACGACCGTCCTTTCCTTTCTCGGTTTTGAGCTGGCGTTTATTCTGTACCCGTTGCTGCGGCAGAAAAACAAGGCGGCGAAGGGGATCATCATCGCCAACACCATCACGATGTGTATGCAGATGCTCGTGGTCATCACCTGCTACATTCAATTCAATCCCTATCAAATCCTGACTTATATTTGGCCGACGCTAGACTTGTTTGAGACGGTCGAATTCCCTTTTGTGGAGCGGATTGAAGTGATTTTCACTGCCTTTTACTTGTTTCTCATCTCCACGAGTGGCATCCCTTACTTATATACAGCCATAGCCGGCATCGAACGTCTGTTTGGCGACTCCATTCGGGAAAAAGCGATGCTAGTGCTTGGCCTCGGTTATATCGTCTCTGCATTTATTTACAATCCGACCTTCTATCAAGTCAACCAGATGCAAAAGTGGGGAGGGAATATCGGGATGTTCGTCGCGTACCTGTTTCCGATCGCTTTTTGGCTGTATGCAGGAGTTGTGGATCGAATTCGCAGATGGGACAAAACGTGA
- a CDS encoding acyltransferase, with product MNSKERISELDLIRSFAFLAVVYQHVIGVFMRRPGLDEQTAVIYGMLFHLLKFAVPAFIFITGLVLFYNYWERVDYFSFIRKRTKEILVPYFVWSAVYLSLQPISSDSAGRSAWGILKAILTGSASYHLWFVVMIFQFYLLYPLWQRMFHAVRKWTGSHRVRLACAIGLFALLYAWLLWFSARYIPAHQFRFDIVLLDTYWIKYRDRNAFYYFFYFLMGGMAAVTLAAFRQKIVRYWPWTFASFVVLYVYIGYELLRDSGRGMINLNVATSLKPSMFFYTVAQLLLVYGLALWVGKGNGGRWLQTLGKFSYGAYLIHALVLTYTMKAMTWLGLFHNSVLGSCVVFLLCTAISFAISYSLGKLPFGAWLVGAADKKRKAPPLPQKEWSNAG from the coding sequence ATGAATAGTAAAGAAAGAATCTCCGAACTCGACCTCATTCGCTCCTTCGCTTTTCTCGCTGTCGTCTACCAGCATGTCATTGGCGTGTTCATGAGAAGGCCGGGACTAGACGAGCAGACAGCAGTCATATACGGGATGCTGTTTCACTTGCTGAAGTTCGCGGTTCCTGCTTTTATCTTTATTACGGGTCTGGTCCTGTTTTACAACTACTGGGAACGAGTCGACTACTTCTCTTTTATCCGCAAAAGGACGAAGGAAATTCTGGTCCCTTATTTCGTGTGGTCGGCGGTCTATTTGAGTCTGCAGCCGATTTCCTCGGATAGTGCAGGGCGGAGTGCCTGGGGGATCCTGAAAGCCATTTTGACCGGGAGCGCATCGTACCACCTTTGGTTCGTAGTCATGATCTTTCAGTTTTACTTGTTGTATCCGCTCTGGCAACGGATGTTCCACGCCGTTCGGAAGTGGACGGGAAGCCATCGTGTCCGGCTAGCATGCGCGATCGGGCTTTTTGCTTTACTGTACGCCTGGCTCCTCTGGTTCTCGGCACGGTATATTCCGGCCCACCAGTTCCGCTTTGACATTGTCCTTCTGGATACATACTGGATCAAATACCGGGACCGCAATGCTTTCTACTATTTCTTCTACTTTCTTATGGGCGGCATGGCAGCGGTCACACTGGCAGCGTTTCGACAAAAAATCGTCCGCTACTGGCCATGGACCTTCGCCAGCTTCGTCGTCCTGTACGTGTATATCGGTTACGAGCTCCTGCGCGATTCGGGCCGAGGGATGATCAATCTGAATGTGGCTACTTCCCTGAAGCCATCCATGTTTTTCTATACGGTGGCCCAGCTGCTTCTCGTATATGGATTGGCGCTCTGGGTCGGGAAAGGAAACGGCGGCCGCTGGCTTCAGACTCTCGGCAAATTTTCGTACGGTGCGTATTTGATCCATGCGCTGGTCCTGACGTACACGATGAAAGCCATGACTTGGCTGGGACTGTTCCACAATAGCGTGCTGGGCAGCTGTGTCGTGTTTCTATTGTGTACCGCCATTTCGTTTGCCATCTCCTACAGCTTGGGCAAACTCCCCTTTGGTGCGTGGCTGGTCGGTGCTGCGGATAAAAAAAGAAAGGCGCCGCCTTTGCCGCAAAAAGAATGGTCCAACGCGGGATAA
- a CDS encoding DMT family transporter has translation MLLAYIQLALSMALVGINISIGKEIVSYVPVFLFSELRFLIAILILLPLLSLRGEWKSSWSREEGKVLFWQSFFGVFLFSICMLFGVQWTTATAAGIITSTVPACIAFLSFWILKERLKRNGLWAILLSVCGIGLITFSGESQALSAASMAGNLLVFLAVVSEALFTIFAKRLSGKITPFQMTAAINAISFVLFLPFAIAEGVSFAWGNVPGAVWGLLFYYAITASVLSFFLWYKGVARVEASRAGLFTGMMPISAAAVAVFFLGEAFTWLHAVGMLCVLASIAIGTLRGGERALPIDS, from the coding sequence ATGCTGCTGGCTTACATTCAGTTGGCGTTGTCGATGGCATTGGTAGGGATCAATATTTCCATTGGCAAAGAAATTGTGTCCTACGTACCGGTTTTCCTGTTCTCCGAGCTTCGCTTTTTGATTGCCATTCTCATCTTGCTGCCGCTGCTGTCCTTGCGGGGAGAGTGGAAATCATCGTGGAGCAGGGAGGAGGGCAAGGTCCTGTTTTGGCAGTCTTTCTTCGGTGTGTTTTTGTTCAGCATCTGTATGCTCTTCGGGGTTCAGTGGACGACTGCAACTGCGGCTGGGATCATTACCAGTACAGTTCCTGCATGCATCGCTTTTCTGTCGTTCTGGATCCTCAAAGAACGCCTCAAGCGAAACGGTCTTTGGGCGATCCTGCTGTCGGTGTGCGGGATTGGCCTGATTACATTCTCAGGCGAGAGCCAGGCTCTGTCTGCAGCAAGCATGGCGGGCAATCTGCTGGTCTTTCTGGCGGTTGTCAGCGAGGCATTGTTCACGATTTTTGCCAAACGGCTTTCAGGAAAAATCACGCCGTTTCAAATGACTGCCGCCATTAATGCGATCAGCTTCGTCTTGTTCCTCCCGTTTGCGATTGCAGAAGGAGTGAGCTTCGCTTGGGGAAACGTACCTGGGGCTGTCTGGGGACTCCTATTCTACTACGCGATCACGGCCAGTGTCCTGTCTTTTTTCCTATGGTACAAAGGAGTGGCAAGGGTAGAGGCATCCAGAGCAGGCTTGTTTACGGGAATGATGCCGATCAGCGCTGCGGCTGTGGCGGTATTCTTTTTGGGCGAAGCATTTACATGGCTGCATGCGGTCGGGATGCTGTGCGTCCTCGCTTCCATCGCCATCGGAACGTTGCGGGGAGGGGAACGGGCGCTTCCCATCGACAGTTGA
- a CDS encoding FMN-binding glutamate synthase family protein, whose protein sequence is MDGKWLPFLIGSFVGTILASFCIGLLLFCSFRPLSKWLLATFMKRLMGDRYPENVFEMVSAMRKIHPQIVLENSLRAASGQVIERPFGSPRTYLTFDGLIFSPAQLAVMPSPEDSDVDLRITIGPMAKKPLTLDIPIMPGGMGYGIGISERVKIAIAKGTAQAGTLSNTGEGPLLPEERRYAKHLIIQYNSGTWGKELETLRQADAIEIHFGQGASAGAASFIPAEYIEGRASQIMGVADEEVVVIPSLHPDVLSPEDLTKLVDRLRTITDGVPIGVKICASAILEQDMEIAIQAGVDFISIDGGQAGTKGSPPILEDDFGLPTIYALSRAVRYLKQRGVKDRITLLSGGGYCTPGECLKALALGADGIFMGTAVIWAMTHDQVTKAIPWEPPTELTWYPGKMKDQFDVESAAKYLANFFASFAEEMEIAILALGKTSLKEVTADDLIALDEMTSKVTQVPLAFYPKEAQAGQ, encoded by the coding sequence ATGGATGGAAAATGGCTTCCTTTCCTGATCGGTTCATTCGTGGGAACGATACTCGCCAGCTTCTGTATTGGGTTGCTGTTGTTCTGCTCGTTTCGGCCTCTGTCCAAATGGCTGCTGGCCACCTTCATGAAGCGACTGATGGGGGACCGCTACCCGGAAAATGTGTTCGAGATGGTGTCAGCCATGAGGAAAATCCATCCGCAGATCGTCCTGGAAAACAGTTTGCGGGCAGCCTCTGGGCAAGTCATTGAACGGCCGTTTGGAAGTCCTCGAACGTATCTGACTTTTGATGGCTTGATTTTTTCCCCGGCCCAATTGGCGGTCATGCCTTCACCCGAGGACTCGGATGTCGACCTTCGCATTACGATCGGTCCGATGGCCAAAAAGCCGTTGACATTGGACATTCCCATCATGCCGGGTGGAATGGGGTACGGCATTGGGATTAGCGAGAGAGTCAAGATCGCGATTGCCAAAGGGACCGCGCAAGCAGGGACATTATCCAATACCGGGGAAGGGCCGTTATTGCCGGAGGAACGGAGGTATGCCAAGCATCTCATCATCCAGTACAACTCAGGGACGTGGGGCAAGGAGTTGGAGACGCTGCGGCAGGCGGATGCGATCGAAATCCACTTTGGCCAGGGCGCATCCGCCGGTGCGGCGAGCTTTATCCCGGCCGAGTACATCGAGGGTAGAGCCAGCCAGATCATGGGGGTGGCAGACGAGGAAGTAGTCGTGATCCCATCGCTGCATCCGGACGTCCTCAGCCCGGAAGACTTGACGAAGCTGGTCGACAGGCTCAGAACCATTACGGACGGGGTGCCTATCGGGGTGAAAATTTGTGCCAGCGCCATTCTGGAGCAGGACATGGAGATCGCCATACAGGCAGGTGTGGACTTTATCAGCATCGACGGCGGGCAGGCGGGAACCAAGGGCAGTCCGCCCATTTTGGAGGACGACTTCGGACTTCCTACGATTTACGCGCTGTCCCGAGCCGTTCGTTACCTGAAGCAAAGGGGAGTAAAGGATCGGATTACCCTGCTGTCTGGCGGCGGCTACTGTACGCCGGGAGAATGCCTGAAAGCATTGGCTCTTGGTGCTGACGGCATTTTCATGGGAACAGCCGTGATCTGGGCGATGACCCATGATCAAGTGACCAAGGCGATTCCATGGGAACCGCCGACGGAATTGACGTGGTATCCGGGAAAAATGAAGGATCAGTTTGATGTCGAATCAGCCGCCAAGTACTTGGCGAACTTTTTCGCTTCATTCGCGGAGGAAATGGAAATCGCGATTCTCGCGCTCGGGAAGACATCTTTGAAAGAAGTGACAGCAGACGACCTGATCGCCCTTGATGAAATGACCAGCAAGGTCACCCAGGTTCCGCTTGCTTTTTATCCGAAGGAAGCACAGGCAGGTCAATGA
- a CDS encoding spore germination protein: MRYTFSRYGKNLAKTTDMISTDLGENLRKLHERFADAPDLITTQFLMGETNRPALLVYLDGMVEKPVLHQHILRPLLFQTFAYTDLSNLELSLTGRKTARAWAHAEGAILSGRSVLFVDGEEHCLLLDTQGGPQRSVDEPATETVIKGARLSFVESLGQNVSLIRRYIPHHELKIKELRVGLRSRTKVALLYLGDVANLELVKELEERISRITIDGIVNVGELQELIETHWLTPFPQFMSTERPDSAASQILQGRIVIIVDQSPWVMVAPITLTSFFQSVDDYSMRWMISSFIRLLRFAGFLVSLFLPALYIAALTFHYEIIPLNLILSIGESRERVPIPPFMEAIIMEITLEMLREAGIRLPSKIGQTVGIVGGIVIGQAAVSAGIVSNIMVIVVAVTAIASFIMPNTELAAAVRILRFPMMIVAYMFGIVGIVVGMMVLIIHLLALESLGTPYGSPFAPFLASSWKDNLVRLPIWSFRNRPRSIRVQQEVRQEKHDKSGDEK; encoded by the coding sequence ATGCGTTATACGTTTTCTCGATATGGAAAAAACCTGGCAAAGACCACGGATATGATCAGCACCGATTTGGGGGAGAACCTGCGGAAGCTTCATGAGCGTTTTGCGGATGCCCCTGATTTGATCACGACACAATTCCTGATGGGAGAGACAAACCGTCCTGCCCTTTTGGTTTACTTGGATGGAATGGTGGAAAAACCCGTCCTCCATCAACATATCCTGCGCCCGCTCCTGTTCCAAACCTTTGCGTACACCGATCTATCCAATCTCGAGCTCTCGCTGACCGGCCGGAAAACGGCACGAGCCTGGGCACACGCAGAGGGAGCGATTCTGTCCGGACGAAGCGTCCTGTTTGTTGACGGCGAAGAGCATTGCTTGCTTCTGGATACGCAGGGTGGACCTCAAAGGTCAGTCGATGAGCCCGCAACAGAGACAGTCATTAAGGGTGCCCGATTGAGCTTTGTCGAATCGTTGGGACAGAATGTATCCTTGATTCGCAGGTACATCCCGCATCATGAGCTCAAAATCAAGGAGCTGCGCGTCGGACTCCGAAGTCGGACGAAGGTGGCCTTGCTTTACTTGGGAGACGTGGCGAATCTGGAGCTCGTCAAAGAGCTGGAGGAGCGGATCAGCCGGATTACCATTGATGGGATCGTCAACGTCGGAGAATTGCAGGAGTTGATCGAGACTCATTGGTTAACGCCGTTTCCACAATTTATGTCGACGGAGCGGCCAGATTCTGCCGCCTCGCAAATTCTACAGGGGCGCATTGTCATCATCGTGGATCAATCACCGTGGGTCATGGTTGCACCGATTACCCTGACTTCGTTTTTTCAAAGCGTTGACGATTACAGCATGCGCTGGATGATTTCATCCTTTATCAGGCTGCTGCGTTTTGCGGGCTTCCTCGTCTCACTCTTTCTGCCTGCCCTCTATATCGCAGCCCTGACGTTTCATTACGAAATCATTCCGCTGAATTTGATTCTGTCGATTGGCGAGTCACGCGAGCGGGTGCCCATTCCTCCGTTTATGGAAGCGATCATTATGGAAATCACCCTGGAAATGCTGCGGGAAGCGGGGATTCGGCTGCCTTCCAAAATCGGCCAAACCGTGGGGATCGTGGGAGGCATTGTCATCGGTCAGGCGGCAGTGTCGGCAGGCATCGTCAGCAACATCATGGTCATCGTGGTGGCAGTGACCGCCATCGCTTCCTTTATCATGCCGAACACGGAGTTGGCTGCGGCCGTCCGGATCTTGCGCTTCCCGATGATGATCGTGGCGTATATGTTCGGGATCGTGGGCATTGTGGTCGGGATGATGGTCCTCATTATTCACTTGCTGGCTCTCGAATCGTTGGGAACACCCTACGGAAGTCCGTTTGCTCCCTTTCTGGCTTCCTCCTGGAAGGACAACTTGGTGAGGCTTCCCATATGGAGCTTCCGGAACCGTCCACGTTCAATACGGGTACAACAGGAGGTTCGGCAAGAAAAACATGACAAAAGTGGCGATGAGAAATGA
- a CDS encoding DUF2071 domain-containing protein: MKPTVTRIESPALQKGWIMTQTWEHLLFAHWAIQPSVLRPLVPAELELDTYDGNAWLGIIPFLLTGVRIRRMPPVPFTTRFPEINVRTYVKRKGRSGIYFLSLDASNWLVTTIAKKWYRLPYYPASIHFRTSSDSIDFQSRRLTSPAAKGFSVSYRPDSDVFFAEKGSLEHWLTERYTLFCDCKTTRNMYSADVYHEPWKLQKAAVQYRENTLTEHLFPSAEHPGLFLYSRGVQSFVWPIRKTCGPEGGLPH, translated from the coding sequence ATGAAACCGACGGTCACCCGGATCGAGAGTCCAGCACTCCAAAAAGGATGGATCATGACGCAGACATGGGAACATCTGCTGTTTGCCCACTGGGCGATTCAGCCTTCCGTCCTGCGCCCCCTGGTACCGGCTGAGCTCGAGCTCGATACGTACGACGGGAACGCCTGGCTGGGCATCATCCCGTTTCTCTTGACGGGCGTACGCATCCGCCGCATGCCGCCGGTTCCCTTTACGACCAGATTTCCGGAGATAAACGTACGGACATATGTGAAGAGAAAGGGAAGATCAGGGATCTACTTTCTCTCGCTGGACGCCTCCAACTGGCTAGTCACTACGATCGCCAAAAAATGGTACCGCCTTCCCTATTACCCTGCATCCATCCACTTTCGGACGAGCAGCGACTCGATCGATTTCCAGTCTCGCAGGCTGACCTCCCCAGCCGCAAAGGGCTTTTCCGTTTCCTACCGCCCGGACTCCGATGTGTTTTTTGCCGAGAAAGGCTCTTTGGAGCACTGGCTGACGGAGAGGTATACCCTGTTCTGCGACTGCAAGACAACACGGAATATGTATTCCGCGGATGTCTATCACGAGCCTTGGAAGCTGCAGAAAGCAGCGGTGCAATATCGGGAAAACACGTTGACCGAGCACCTTTTTCCCTCGGCGGAGCACCCCGGGCTGTTCCTGTATTCCCGTGGCGTGCAAAGCTTCGTTTGGCCGATCCGGAAGACCTGTGGACCAGAGGGAGGGCTGCCGCATTGA
- a CDS encoding Ger(x)C family spore germination protein — protein MKKLWFVASISLSLLTGCWDRTEVNDLAIVTMAAIDKGKNDNVLLSVQIFVPRALGGGGTGSGGDGSGGKLTMVQSSEGVNMADAMSKLQTKISRQIFWGHCKVYMFGEAVARKGVADHIDYLVRHPEPRNRANLFVSRGDAVDMLKLTPVLERSTAETLREIADLHIGMSVTLVDFRNMLRGEGEAVVLPVIENGKRLGGKEGKEVQNVLAGTAVFKRDKMVGLIPPTPTRGLLWLRDEISRAAITVRIKNTEGVVSVTPIRMKARLTPRIENGKWSMLVKVDTEGNVVENGTRLNLLKPEWLAQVQQAVGEDIDHRIKMALHILQDELKADVVNFAAAFHRNYPQEWEDAQKRWDEIFPKIEVNTHINVDIRRPGLISIPAGIPQSEVKDH, from the coding sequence ATGAAAAAGCTGTGGTTTGTTGCGAGCATCAGCCTGTCGCTTCTCACAGGGTGCTGGGACCGTACGGAAGTGAATGACCTGGCGATCGTTACGATGGCGGCTATTGACAAAGGGAAAAACGACAATGTTCTGCTGAGTGTGCAAATCTTCGTTCCGCGGGCATTGGGGGGAGGAGGGACGGGATCGGGAGGAGACGGCAGCGGTGGAAAACTGACCATGGTACAGAGCAGTGAGGGCGTCAATATGGCGGATGCGATGTCCAAGCTGCAGACCAAGATCTCCAGACAAATCTTTTGGGGGCATTGCAAGGTGTACATGTTCGGGGAGGCGGTAGCCAGAAAAGGGGTGGCGGACCATATCGACTATCTCGTCCGACATCCGGAACCGCGAAACCGGGCCAATCTGTTTGTTTCCAGGGGAGATGCGGTCGATATGCTAAAGCTCACGCCCGTCCTGGAGAGATCGACTGCAGAAACCTTGCGGGAAATTGCCGATTTGCACATCGGAATGTCCGTGACTTTAGTCGATTTTCGAAACATGCTGAGAGGAGAAGGAGAAGCAGTAGTTTTGCCGGTGATCGAGAACGGAAAGAGACTCGGAGGAAAGGAGGGAAAAGAAGTCCAAAATGTTTTGGCCGGTACGGCCGTGTTTAAACGTGACAAAATGGTCGGATTGATACCCCCGACTCCTACGCGCGGGCTGCTTTGGCTGCGCGATGAAATTTCGCGGGCCGCCATAACGGTCCGGATCAAAAATACCGAGGGAGTCGTCTCCGTGACCCCGATACGGATGAAGGCGAGGCTGACTCCTCGCATCGAAAATGGCAAATGGTCCATGCTGGTAAAGGTGGATACTGAGGGGAACGTGGTAGAAAACGGAACCAGGCTGAATCTGTTGAAGCCGGAATGGCTGGCCCAGGTACAACAAGCGGTGGGGGAAGACATCGATCACCGGATCAAAATGGCGCTGCACATCCTCCAGGACGAGCTGAAGGCCGATGTCGTCAATTTTGCGGCAGCTTTTCACCGCAACTATCCGCAGGAATGGGAGGACGCCCAAAAACGATGGGATGAAATCTTTCCTAAGATCGAGGTAAATACGCACATCAATGTCGATATCCGCAGACCGGGGTTGATCTCCATTCCCGCCGGTATCCCCCAATCCGAAGTGAAAGACCATTAG
- a CDS encoding endospore germination permease, whose protein sequence is MQKNMRISSTQMGILVLPVMIATADLLVPGISARQATQDMWLTPLVASLTGFVTVFLVFQLHRLYPGESIIQYSTRIVGTLLGKVCGFLILYDFLYSNGNIIRQYGEFIVGTSLYQTPLLAVISSMVLLCAYAVKAGLEVLARAAQVFVPVLVILYASLFLLMMPFMKIEHLFPMLEHGFVPVLKGALTPQGWFSEVILFSFLLPFRREQDKDMGTGIVAVFLGMIALTGINLSTWLVMGQETTYMTYSFYNAIQLISYADFFENIDSVVIAMWVIGGFIKISLFYYAMALGTAQWLQLDDYRPLVLPLGILLVVFSLWTAPNLTELSANIQAIAGFQTTVFFTLIPLFLWVVAKLRTGKKTRPASTLPSPEAK, encoded by the coding sequence ATGCAAAAAAACATGCGAATCTCTTCGACCCAAATGGGGATCCTGGTACTTCCGGTCATGATCGCGACTGCAGATTTGCTCGTTCCCGGCATTTCGGCAAGGCAGGCAACTCAGGATATGTGGCTTACGCCGTTGGTCGCGTCTCTGACTGGGTTTGTCACCGTCTTTCTCGTTTTTCAATTGCACAGGCTCTATCCCGGCGAGAGCATTATCCAGTACAGTACGAGAATCGTCGGTACGTTATTAGGAAAAGTGTGCGGTTTTTTGATCCTCTATGATTTCCTCTACAGCAACGGAAACATCATCAGGCAATACGGGGAGTTTATCGTCGGTACGTCTCTCTACCAAACTCCCTTGCTGGCCGTAATAAGCTCGATGGTCTTGCTTTGCGCCTACGCCGTAAAAGCGGGACTGGAGGTGCTGGCCAGAGCGGCCCAAGTCTTCGTACCGGTCCTGGTGATTTTGTATGCGTCATTGTTCTTGCTCATGATGCCGTTTATGAAAATCGAGCACTTGTTTCCCATGCTGGAGCACGGTTTCGTACCCGTGCTGAAGGGAGCCCTTACCCCCCAAGGCTGGTTCAGCGAGGTCATTCTCTTCTCGTTTCTCCTGCCGTTTCGGAGAGAGCAGGATAAAGACATGGGCACGGGTATCGTCGCCGTTTTTCTGGGCATGATCGCTCTGACAGGGATCAATCTATCGACTTGGCTCGTCATGGGACAAGAAACGACGTATATGACGTACTCCTTCTACAATGCGATCCAGCTGATCAGCTATGCCGACTTCTTCGAAAATATCGATTCGGTGGTGATCGCCATGTGGGTGATAGGGGGCTTCATCAAAATTTCCCTCTTTTATTATGCGATGGCTCTCGGAACCGCCCAATGGCTCCAACTTGATGACTACCGACCCCTCGTACTTCCGCTCGGCATTCTGCTGGTGGTTTTCAGTCTTTGGACTGCCCCAAACCTTACCGAACTGTCAGCCAATATCCAAGCGATCGCCGGGTTTCAGACGACCGTCTTTTTCACCTTGATTCCGCTGTTCCTGTGGGTCGTAGCAAAGCTGCGTACAGGCAAAAAGACCAGGCCTGCCAGCACGTTGCCCTCGCCCGAAGCAAAATGA
- a CDS encoding Ger(x)C family spore germination protein produces MKLQTVVIVVACSLLLGGCWDRIEVNDIAIVTAAGIDKAENKEIELSVQIFIPRSFSVGSMQGGGVKTVTLVRRARGVDIADAMSKLQMNLPRRIFWGHCKVYIYGEELAKAGVSELVDYLARHPQPRNRAFMYVSKGKAADVLNLKTDLERYSGEAVRELSGLKIGMEITLVDLINMFMGKSKAAVLPVIAVLPPSDPKKPESTDPYLFGSAVLKDGKMVGLLTQRVTRGVMWLRNEAASTTVTVKAKNVKGFVSLNPFRERTKLVPSIQDGKWKMLVVVETEGDLIQNGTHLNLVNPKWMKQIQMALQDDIETRLKLTLQQVQHGLKADIFGFATQFHRKYPKEFARVKDRWEEVFPKVEVSLKVSASIRRPGLATVPGGLTESEVKP; encoded by the coding sequence TTGAAACTGCAAACGGTCGTGATCGTGGTTGCATGCTCTCTCTTGCTCGGCGGCTGCTGGGACAGGATCGAAGTGAACGACATCGCCATTGTGACAGCTGCCGGGATTGACAAAGCCGAGAATAAAGAAATTGAGCTTTCCGTCCAAATTTTTATCCCTCGTTCGTTCAGCGTGGGAAGCATGCAGGGCGGTGGGGTGAAAACCGTTACGCTGGTGCGGCGGGCCCGGGGAGTCGATATTGCCGATGCGATGTCAAAGCTCCAGATGAACCTTCCGCGGAGGATCTTCTGGGGGCATTGCAAAGTGTACATTTACGGAGAAGAGTTGGCAAAGGCTGGCGTGTCGGAGCTGGTGGATTATTTGGCGCGCCATCCCCAGCCGAGAAATCGCGCGTTCATGTATGTGAGCAAAGGCAAAGCGGCGGATGTGCTCAATCTCAAAACGGATTTGGAACGGTATTCAGGGGAAGCCGTCCGTGAATTGTCCGGACTGAAGATCGGGATGGAAATCACACTGGTAGACCTGATAAATATGTTTATGGGCAAATCAAAAGCAGCCGTTCTTCCCGTCATTGCCGTGTTGCCTCCCAGCGATCCGAAAAAGCCGGAGAGCACCGATCCGTATTTGTTCGGCAGCGCCGTCCTTAAAGACGGGAAGATGGTCGGGCTGCTGACTCAGCGTGTGACTCGAGGAGTCATGTGGCTGCGCAACGAAGCCGCTTCTACGACTGTGACAGTCAAGGCCAAAAATGTCAAAGGCTTTGTTTCATTAAATCCCTTTCGAGAGCGGACCAAGCTCGTCCCCTCCATCCAAGACGGCAAGTGGAAAATGCTCGTAGTAGTCGAAACGGAAGGCGATTTGATCCAAAATGGCACTCATCTCAATCTCGTGAACCCGAAGTGGATGAAACAGATACAAATGGCGTTGCAGGATGACATCGAAACACGGCTGAAGCTGACCTTACAACAGGTGCAGCATGGCTTGAAGGCGGATATATTCGGGTTTGCCACCCAGTTCCACCGCAAATATCCGAAGGAATTCGCAAGAGTAAAAGACAGATGGGAAGAGGTTTTCCCGAAAGTGGAGGTTAGCTTGAAGGTGTCCGCTTCCATTCGCAGGCCTGGCCTTGCCACCGTTCCTGGCGGATTGACGGAATCCGAGGTGAAACCATAA